One part of the Parafrankia irregularis genome encodes these proteins:
- a CDS encoding antibiotic biosynthesis monooxygenase family protein, with translation MSVVKINVLTVPPAMRETLEARFAGRAGMVEKADGFEWFELLRPLEGTDTYLVYTRWRSEDDFQKWQSSMAFSEGHRAAGAQTTPPAHGHPGGASSGAPAGAPAGAPGGHGGPAASGATLWSFEVVQSAAPAAG, from the coding sequence ATGAGTGTCGTGAAGATCAATGTGCTGACGGTTCCCCCGGCGATGCGGGAGACTCTCGAGGCGAGGTTTGCCGGCCGGGCCGGGATGGTCGAGAAGGCGGACGGGTTCGAGTGGTTCGAGCTTCTGCGGCCGCTGGAGGGGACCGACACCTACCTGGTCTACACCCGGTGGCGCAGCGAGGATGACTTCCAGAAGTGGCAGTCCTCGATGGCCTTCAGCGAGGGGCACCGGGCCGCCGGCGCGCAGACCACGCCCCCAGCCCACGGCCATCCCGGGGGCGCCTCCTCCGGTGCTCCCGCGGGTGCGCCGGCCGGCGCACCGGGTGGTCACGGCGGGCCAGCCGCCTCCGGCGCGACTTTGTGGTCTTTTGAGGTCGTCCAGAGCGCGGCGCCAGCCGCCGGCTGA
- a CDS encoding DEAD/DEAH box helicase, translating to MGDVPAQERPEAPLFAEIGVRPETVAALAEVGIVRPFAIQELTLPLALARTDIIGQARTGTGKTLAFGIPVVQVVQAQDEGADGRPQALVVVPTRELCVQVTADIARAGLGRGLRVLSVYGGRAYEPQLSALRSGVDIVVGTPGRLLDLARQKALDLARVRTLVLDEADEMLDLGFLPDVERIIAFLPEQRHTMLFSATMPGPVIGLARRFMSRPVHVRAEQPDEGRTVPNTQQHVFRAHALDKMEVLARLLQATDRGLAMVFVRTRRTADKVADDLARRGFAAAAVHGDLGQGQREQALRAFRGGKVDVLVATDVAARGIDVGGVTHVVNYQCPEDENVYLHRIGRTGRAGGSGVAITFVDWDDLPRWTLVNKALALPFEEPLETYSTSPHLFELLAIPADVKGSLPHSARTRAGLAAEEVEDLGGGGRRGTRQRTRERDQEEKAVRPARTRVRQRTRGAGAAAAATGLTVAGEADADTVEGTDPGPVSDVDVDTNGAGLAGRAATVTAVRVLGGDSEDGAVELTATDSTDEPARRRRRRRGGRGRGTGSVRDAGAESGGDGDEDSGAETHARRAESA from the coding sequence GTGGGTGACGTCCCCGCGCAGGAGCGACCCGAGGCCCCGTTGTTCGCCGAGATCGGCGTCCGGCCCGAGACCGTCGCCGCGCTCGCGGAGGTCGGCATCGTCCGGCCGTTCGCAATCCAGGAACTCACGCTCCCGCTGGCGCTCGCCCGCACCGACATCATCGGCCAGGCGCGGACCGGAACAGGCAAGACCCTCGCCTTCGGCATCCCCGTCGTCCAGGTCGTGCAGGCCCAGGACGAGGGCGCCGACGGCCGCCCCCAGGCCCTCGTCGTCGTCCCGACCCGCGAGCTGTGCGTCCAGGTCACGGCGGACATCGCCCGCGCCGGCCTCGGCCGCGGGCTGCGCGTGCTGTCCGTCTACGGCGGCCGCGCCTACGAGCCCCAGCTCAGCGCCCTGCGCTCCGGTGTGGACATCGTCGTCGGCACGCCGGGCCGGCTGCTGGACCTCGCCCGCCAGAAGGCGCTCGACCTCGCCCGGGTGCGCACCCTGGTGCTCGACGAGGCGGACGAGATGCTCGACCTCGGCTTCCTGCCGGACGTCGAGCGGATCATCGCCTTCCTCCCCGAGCAGCGGCACACGATGCTGTTCTCCGCGACGATGCCCGGGCCGGTGATCGGCCTGGCCCGCCGGTTCATGAGCCGGCCGGTGCACGTCCGCGCCGAGCAGCCGGACGAGGGCCGCACCGTCCCGAACACCCAGCAGCACGTCTTCCGCGCGCACGCGCTGGACAAGATGGAGGTCCTCGCCCGGCTCCTGCAGGCGACGGACCGGGGCCTGGCCATGGTGTTCGTCCGTACCCGGCGCACGGCGGACAAGGTCGCCGACGACCTGGCCCGCCGGGGCTTCGCCGCGGCGGCTGTCCACGGCGACCTCGGCCAGGGCCAGCGTGAGCAGGCCCTGCGCGCGTTCCGCGGCGGCAAGGTCGACGTGCTGGTCGCCACCGATGTGGCGGCCCGCGGGATCGACGTCGGTGGCGTCACCCATGTGGTGAACTACCAGTGCCCCGAGGACGAGAACGTCTACCTGCACCGCATCGGCCGGACCGGCCGTGCCGGCGGCAGCGGCGTCGCGATCACCTTCGTGGACTGGGACGACCTGCCCCGGTGGACGCTGGTCAACAAGGCACTCGCGCTGCCGTTCGAGGAGCCGCTGGAGACCTACTCCACCTCTCCGCACCTTTTCGAGCTGCTGGCCATCCCGGCCGACGTGAAGGGCTCGCTGCCGCACTCCGCGCGCACCCGGGCAGGGCTGGCCGCGGAGGAGGTCGAGGATCTCGGCGGCGGCGGCCGGCGTGGTACCCGCCAGCGCACCCGTGAGCGTGACCAGGAGGAGAAGGCGGTTCGCCCGGCGCGTACCCGGGTGCGGCAGCGCACCCGCGGTGCGGGCGCGGCTGCGGCCGCGACCGGGCTGACCGTCGCCGGCGAGGCCGACGCCGACACCGTCGAGGGCACCGATCCGGGCCCCGTGAGCGACGTCGACGTCGACACCAACGGTGCCGGGCTCGCCGGTCGGGCGGCGACCGTCACCGCGGTCCGGGTCCTGGGCGGCGACAGCGAGGACGGCGCCGTCGAGCTGACCGCCACCGACTCCACCGACGAGCCCGCGCGGCGGCGTCGGCGGCGCCGTGGTGGCCGGGGCCGCGGCACCGGCAGTGTTCGCGACGCCGGGGCCGAGTCGGGCGGCGACGGCGACGAGGACTCCGGCGCGGAAACCCACGCCCGTCGCGCCGAGTCAGCCTGA
- a CDS encoding ferritin-like fold-containing protein: protein MAQTSQTHLGTPTADSPGPAGEPAAPEGADPALVDLLGLLAFGELTAFERMATDARMAPTLADKIELGRMAAAEFAHFEAIGNELHRLGVDLEQAMAPFVSALTAFHNLTAPSDWLESLVKAYVGDNIAADFYREIAGRLEPEPRALVLSVLADTGHAAFAVERVRAAIASNPVMAGRLALWARRLVGEALTQAQRVAADRDALTGLLAGVGDLEEIAEIFNRIMAAHRQRMAALGLSA, encoded by the coding sequence GTGGCCCAGACTTCGCAGACCCACCTCGGAACTCCTACCGCCGACTCACCTGGGCCTGCCGGCGAGCCGGCCGCGCCGGAAGGCGCGGACCCCGCTCTGGTCGACCTGCTGGGCCTGCTCGCCTTCGGTGAGCTGACCGCGTTCGAGCGGATGGCGACGGACGCCCGCATGGCTCCGACGCTGGCCGACAAGATCGAGCTCGGTCGGATGGCGGCGGCCGAGTTCGCGCATTTCGAGGCCATCGGGAACGAGCTCCATCGGCTCGGGGTCGACCTCGAACAGGCGATGGCACCGTTCGTGTCCGCGCTGACGGCGTTCCACAACCTCACCGCACCGTCGGACTGGCTGGAGAGCCTCGTAAAGGCCTACGTCGGGGACAACATCGCCGCCGATTTCTACCGGGAGATCGCCGGTCGGCTCGAGCCCGAGCCACGGGCGCTGGTCCTGAGCGTGCTCGCCGACACCGGCCATGCGGCCTTCGCCGTCGAACGGGTGCGTGCCGCCATCGCCAGCAACCCGGTGATGGCGGGCCGGCTCGCGCTGTGGGCCCGTCGCCTGGTCGGGGAGGCGCTGACCCAGGCGCAGCGGGTCGCGGCCGACCGGGACGCGCTGACCGGCCTGCTCGCCGGTGTGGGAGATCTGGAGGAGATCGCCGAGATCTTCAACCGCATCATGGCGGCGCACCGCCAGCGCATGGCCGCCCTCGGCCTCTCCGCCTGA
- a CDS encoding ParA family protein — protein sequence MARVLAVANQKGGVAKTTSVASLGAALSELGRRVLLVDLDPQACLTFSLGLDPDTLELSVHDVLLGRLPPGIVIRSTPDGSDLLPATIELAGCEAILLSRTGREHALRLALGEIAAEYDFVLVDCPPSLGVLTINGLTAADEVVIPLQCETLSHRGVGQLLDTVADVQRLTNPRLRVRGVLPTLFDGRTAHSRAVVLDVETRYQVTILDPPIARSVRFAEAPGLGRSILTTAGRSKGAEAYRAHARAIAGGGAGTDVAATPPAGTQATGRGASRGRAGREGEAGRAPRSVPRLATPSPVQAVPSEAAMPEAVMSEAAMPEAVMPGAAVSGAV from the coding sequence GTGGCCCGGGTCCTTGCTGTAGCCAACCAGAAGGGTGGCGTCGCGAAGACGACCTCGGTCGCCAGCCTCGGCGCCGCGTTGAGCGAGCTGGGGCGGCGCGTCCTGCTGGTGGACCTCGACCCGCAGGCCTGCCTGACGTTCTCCCTCGGCCTCGACCCGGACACACTGGAGCTTTCCGTCCACGACGTGCTGCTCGGGAGGCTGCCACCGGGCATCGTCATCCGCTCGACCCCGGACGGAAGCGACCTGCTGCCGGCCACCATCGAGCTGGCCGGCTGCGAGGCCATCCTGCTCTCCCGGACCGGCCGTGAGCATGCGCTGCGGCTGGCGCTGGGGGAGATCGCCGCCGAATACGACTTCGTGCTGGTGGACTGCCCGCCCTCGCTCGGGGTCCTCACCATCAACGGGCTGACCGCCGCGGACGAGGTCGTCATCCCGCTGCAGTGCGAGACGCTCTCCCACCGCGGCGTGGGCCAGCTCCTCGACACCGTCGCGGACGTCCAGCGGCTCACCAACCCGCGGCTACGGGTCCGCGGGGTGCTGCCCACCCTGTTCGACGGGCGTACCGCGCACAGCCGGGCGGTCGTCCTCGACGTCGAGACCCGCTATCAGGTCACGATCCTGGATCCGCCGATCGCCCGGTCGGTGCGGTTCGCCGAGGCGCCGGGCCTGGGGCGGTCGATACTCACCACCGCCGGCCGTTCGAAGGGCGCCGAGGCCTATCGCGCACACGCCCGTGCGATCGCGGGTGGGGGCGCGGGGACCGATGTGGCCGCGACGCCGCCCGCCGGTACCCAGGCCACCGGGCGAGGGGCGTCGCGTGGACGTGCGGGCCGCGAAGGCGAAGCGGGCCGTGCGCCGCGAAGCGTGCCGCGGCTGGCGACGCCCTCACCGGTTCAGGCAGTGCCCTCGGAAGCCGCAATGCCGGAAGCCGTGATGTCGGAAGCCGCAATGCCGGAAGCCGTGATGCCCGGTGCCGCGGTGTCAGGAGCGGTGTGA
- a CDS encoding hemolysin family protein, with product MLEAAGYLFVAVLLIAGNALFVAAEFALVAVEPHQIQQAVDAGERRDRTVLHAVRSLSFQLSGAQLGITVTSLAVGYLAEPAIATLLRPPLAAIGIGPSPRGVTAIVLALVLATVTQMVFGELVPKNWAISEPVRIARAVAPAQVLFSRVFRPLISVLNGAANALVRAVGVEPQDELRAGRSSAELDSIVTSSAEHGTLPTTTATLLSRSLRFGDRHASDVMTPRVRAVLVEVDTSLTDLLALAERTGLSRFPVLRAAPPAAPAADEVVGIVHVKDAFRAPPPERGMRRVAEFMSDPLLVPASLHCEVLLHRLRRHGLQLAVVIDEYGGLDGIVTMEDLVEELVGEVADEYDRPAAPDVVVLGPEQWLLSGLLRLDEVREHTGVDLPSGPYETVGGLMLARLGRLGQQHDVVRVDGHELVVVSIDGRRINRIRLVAAADDR from the coding sequence ATGCTTGAGGCCGCCGGCTACCTGTTCGTGGCCGTGCTTCTGATCGCCGGCAACGCCCTGTTCGTCGCGGCCGAGTTCGCGCTGGTCGCCGTCGAGCCGCATCAGATCCAGCAGGCCGTCGACGCGGGTGAGCGCCGGGACCGTACCGTGCTGCACGCCGTGCGGTCGCTGTCGTTCCAGCTCTCCGGCGCCCAGCTGGGTATCACCGTGACCTCGCTGGCCGTGGGCTACCTCGCCGAGCCCGCGATCGCGACCCTGCTGCGGCCGCCGCTGGCCGCGATCGGGATCGGCCCGTCGCCGCGCGGGGTGACGGCGATCGTGCTGGCGCTGGTCCTGGCGACCGTGACGCAGATGGTCTTCGGCGAGCTGGTGCCGAAGAACTGGGCCATCTCCGAGCCGGTGCGGATCGCCCGCGCCGTGGCGCCGGCGCAGGTCCTGTTCTCGCGGGTGTTCCGGCCACTGATCAGTGTCCTCAACGGCGCCGCGAACGCCCTGGTCCGGGCGGTCGGCGTCGAGCCCCAGGACGAGCTTCGCGCCGGGCGCTCGTCCGCCGAGCTCGACTCGATCGTGACATCGTCGGCCGAGCACGGCACCCTGCCCACCACCACTGCCACGCTGCTGAGCCGGTCGCTGCGCTTCGGTGACCGCCACGCGTCGGACGTCATGACCCCACGGGTGCGGGCCGTGCTGGTCGAGGTGGACACCTCCCTGACGGATCTGCTGGCGCTGGCCGAGCGGACCGGCCTGTCCCGCTTCCCCGTGCTGCGGGCCGCGCCACCGGCCGCCCCGGCCGCCGACGAGGTGGTCGGCATCGTGCACGTGAAGGACGCGTTCCGGGCACCACCGCCCGAACGGGGGATGCGCCGGGTGGCGGAGTTCATGAGCGACCCGCTGCTGGTTCCCGCCTCGCTGCACTGCGAGGTGCTGCTGCACCGCCTGCGCCGCCATGGTCTGCAGCTCGCCGTCGTGATCGACGAGTACGGCGGGCTGGACGGCATCGTCACGATGGAGGATCTCGTCGAGGAGCTCGTCGGCGAGGTCGCCGACGAGTACGACCGACCGGCCGCACCAGACGTCGTCGTGCTCGGCCCGGAGCAGTGGCTGCTCTCCGGCCTGCTCCGCCTGGACGAGGTCCGGGAGCACACCGGAGTCGACCTGCCCAGCGGGCCGTACGAAACCGTCGGCGGTCTCATGCTGGCCCGGCTCGGACGCCTCGGGCAGCAGCACGACGTCGTCCGGGTCGACGGGCACGAGCTTGTCGTGGTGTCGATCGACGGCCGCCGGATCAACCGGATCCGCCTCGTCGCGGCGGCGGACGACCGATGA
- a CDS encoding hemolysin family protein, with amino-acid sequence MNLLAFPAGLLLLAGNAFFVGAEFALISARRDRVEPTAQRGDRRSQAVLAHLEHLSPLLAATQLGITVCSLALGAVTEPAVAHLLASGLDAAGVPHDAQHAIAFVIALGIVASLHMVLGEMVPKNLAIAGPERAARWLGPPLFAFARLVRPFILFLNAFANAILRLLRVTPSDELASAYTPSELGALIGQSRQEGLLHQGEHELLTHALELSVRTARTVLVPSADVVTVPWTVTATELERFVAETGFSRFPVRAPAAGPGREQGTTAELAGFLHAKDVLGIPEDARDEPLVPRRLRPMVRIPVDLRLDEVLRLMQRTKSHLGRAVDAAGSTLGVVAMEDVVEEFVGEVEDASHRGAADSRA; translated from the coding sequence ATGAACCTTCTCGCCTTTCCGGCCGGTCTGCTGCTGCTGGCCGGGAACGCGTTCTTCGTCGGCGCCGAGTTCGCGTTGATCTCGGCGCGGCGCGACCGCGTCGAGCCGACGGCCCAGCGCGGCGACCGACGCTCGCAGGCCGTCCTGGCCCATCTGGAGCATCTCTCCCCGCTGCTGGCGGCCACCCAGCTGGGCATCACGGTGTGCTCGCTGGCGCTGGGCGCGGTCACCGAACCCGCCGTCGCCCACCTGCTCGCCTCGGGCCTGGACGCGGCCGGCGTCCCCCACGACGCCCAGCACGCGATCGCGTTCGTGATCGCCCTGGGCATCGTGGCGTCGCTGCACATGGTGCTCGGCGAGATGGTGCCGAAGAACCTCGCCATCGCCGGCCCCGAACGAGCCGCCCGCTGGCTCGGCCCACCGCTGTTCGCCTTCGCCCGCCTGGTCCGGCCGTTCATCCTGTTCCTGAACGCGTTCGCGAACGCGATCCTGCGGCTGCTGCGGGTGACCCCGTCGGACGAGCTGGCGTCCGCCTACACACCCTCGGAGCTCGGGGCGCTGATCGGCCAGTCGCGGCAGGAAGGGCTGCTGCACCAGGGCGAGCACGAACTGTTGACCCACGCGCTGGAGCTGTCGGTACGCACGGCGCGCACGGTGCTGGTCCCGAGTGCGGACGTCGTCACCGTGCCCTGGACGGTGACGGCCACCGAGCTGGAGAGGTTCGTCGCCGAGACCGGCTTCTCCCGGTTCCCCGTCCGCGCCCCGGCGGCCGGGCCCGGCCGGGAACAGGGCACGACCGCGGAACTCGCCGGGTTCCTGCACGCGAAGGACGTCCTGGGGATCCCCGAGGACGCCCGGGACGAGCCGCTCGTGCCGCGGCGGCTTCGCCCCATGGTGCGGATTCCCGTGGACCTGCGCCTCGACGAGGTGCTCCGCCTCATGCAGCGGACGAAGAGCCATCTGGGCCGTGCGGTGGACGCGGCGGGCAGCACCCTCGGCGTCGTCGCCATGGAGGACGTCGTGGAGGAGTTCGTCGGCGAGGTGGAGGACGCGAGCCACCGCGGTGCCGCCGACAGCCGGGCCTGA